A region of the Phaseolus vulgaris cultivar G19833 chromosome 11, P. vulgaris v2.0, whole genome shotgun sequence genome:
taaattattaaaaaaatttatatcgATTGAACTAAATAAAGTATTTGAGGGATGTTACTACCATGTACACAAAACGGGAGAGACAAAAAAATTTCAGCCCTGCTCAATCCTAAATTGTATTACATTCcaaaaaagttttcaaatatATCTTAGTTCCAAACTAATTCATGATATTAGCTTGTACATAAAGCTCATTACCAAAAAATTCATGCTTGAGATCACCACTCTTGATCCAACAATGATTAATTAGATTATGCAGCAAGAAAATTCCAAACTAGTTTAATGCTTTATTAATATGATATAACATGTCACCATTTCAATGAAACAAATGCAATTTACTTATTTCTACCAATTGTCCTCTTTTAAGTTAAGAATGAAATGTTATAAATTGACACCAGTAAGCTTTTCTTGTTAACCTTTTTTAACAAAGTTTTGTTTACTACAttccttttcattttatatttctaCACATACTTCTAATAAACTGAAAAATATAGTAGCTGCAGAACTATTATGCTACTTCAGAAGAAAGAAAAGTTATTAACATAAGAGCATATTTTGTTTGCATGTTTAATGTACTATTTCTCAAAGCAATGCAATTGCAATCATATAACACAAGAGAAAGAAACATTCAAATCTTTTACCAACTAAATTGTGCACTAATAAGAACATATGTAACAAATTTTGCAACAAATTTAAGAATTCAATATCttattataagaaaatggtatatcagaagatggtaagaaaagaaaatggtatataagaagatggtaagaaaaattataatgtcTTGTTTTATTGTGTGTATTTACATCACTCCatgtatagaaaatatatacGGCAGGGAGACTTTCTCTTCAAATTATAAGCTAATTATGTGATGATCCATTAATCATAAAATTCtatcattatcaaattaattacatatacataattacatataattacgtataatttgataatcattATTTCCTTTAATACTTATTTCATACGACAGGTTTTATTGTTCAGAAATTTTGCTAGCTTTGGAATACTTGCACATGTTAGGCATTGTGTATAGAGACTTAAAACCAGAAAATGTTCTAGTTCGAGATGAAGGTCACATAATGTTATCAGATTTTGACTTATCTCTTCGATGCTCTGTGAATCCTACACTAGTGAAGTCATCATCTGCACATGAAAGTAGTAATGGTCCTTCTGGAGGCATTCTGAATGATGAGCAAGCAATACATGGTTGCAAACAACCCTCAAGTTTCTTTCCACGCATTTTGCCTTCAAAAAAGAATCACAAGTCAAAGTCAGATTTTGGCCTCATGGTTGGAGGATGCCTCCCTGAACTAATGGCAGAGCCTACAAATGTGAGGTCAATGTCCTTTGTAGGGACACATGAGTATCTTGCACCTGAGATTATTCGTGGTGAAGGACATGGTAGTGCAGTGGATTGGTGGACCTTTGGAATCTTCTTATATGAGCTTTTGCATGGTATAACACCCTTTAAGGGTGCTGGAAATAAAGCTACCCTCTTCAATGTTGTAGGACAACCCTTAAGGTTTCCTGAAAAACCCTCTGTTAGCAAAGTTGCAAAAGACCTTATACAAGGGTTGTTGGTGAAAGAGCCTCAAAAAAGATATGCTTACAAGAGGGGTGCCACAGAAATAAAGCAACACCCTTTTTTCCATGGAGTGAATTGGGCTCTTGTTAGAAGTGCTACACCTCCTATTATACCAGAACCTTTGGATTTTTCTAAGTATAGTAGAAAAGCAAAATATTCACCAATGGATAAGAAGATTGCAGATATTGTTGCAAGTGATAAAAGCAAGCATACACAACCAGATTCATCTTATGAAGATTTTGAGTACTTTTAGAAGAGTCTGTGATGCTTTGTTTGTACAAAAATGTACATTGCATATctcaaaacaaattttgaaagatATCTCCAAAATTAAATGTTGTACACAAACATGTAAATTTCAGTAAAAGATTTATTTTCCCCCActtcttttttttactttcttctttATATTGTTTTAGCATTGCATTGATAGCTCATTCtagaaaattttcaaattattagTGTACAAAATGTTTagaaaaatttcaaattattagtgtacaaaatgtttaaaaatactTGTGAAATACTAGGAAATATTgtaattatatacaataaaaatacCATAGCAACATTTTTCACCAAATAAGTTGACTACAAtgtaaacaaaatataatagaCTCTATcaaagttttttcttttctttacgaATATAATCAATACTTTTTAAATCAAGATCAAgatcaataattttaaaatgtagattttaattaattttttgaaaatacttTAACACAGATaatcaacaaaaataatttaaatattacttttaaaaatattataaaattaaattagtgtAAATGatgatttattatatttactaGATATATGCAATGTGTTTGGTAAAGTTAATAAGCTAATTAGTGATTTCTTTAATTAACTTAAggtttaattacattttttgtttctatatataaggtcaatattcaatttactacattaattttaaaaaaaaaattggtccaatttttttaaaaaaaatatacaatttttgtcttttctgttaaatttgttgaagatggttgctgcctcttcaagacatgtgtttgatgaagacttctatgttcaattcatgtatatttccttttgctttaagtgtgtcttaggtagtgtttTGAGGTTGgttaagagtgggctttttgctgagtaactcacctcctaccctggccatgtgataagaacaagcataaggtttcttaaactgtttttcacatgttttacaaaaaaaaaacacgtttactgcataaaaataaatctgttcttttctaaataaacagattcatttttaaactgatgccttggctaagtcttgtgaaaattagattttgtgcatcatgtagtttgactaagtcttctacctttcaaaacgactgtgttttaaatagttaagtttttctgtttttgttttgaaaaaataaatctgttcatctgtaaatgaataaattcttttttgtctctggtgccatgtccagcttaaacgtttttcagttttatctctgcaccagaatggttgactaagtctcctcacttaacaaattctctaactgttttttgaaaataaatctgttcattttattttcaatttgttcattaaataacagctttaactgtttttcaaaaatctgttataagttggttttctataaaatgaaaacttgtttctgagtttaatcgTTGTTCACacatttgagaaaacaagttttacaacagagaattaagagtttacaaagaattagcatctgttcttcaaagattttgaaaatcacaaagtgcttgttcttggttggttccaaaagcttggtgtgaggtgctgctactgttctagcaatctgttctactggtttaaggcagatttttGCATCCTCAAttaggtgtagtcgtttcacttttcatttcttgtaaaagtttggttgtacactcttcttgatagggtttcttgaagagtgagtgtgctgaaatagggtttttcagcaactgtacctaagttcttgtaagtttcaagaacagtgggatttgtgtttgtttgaattgtgatttagtgaatttcaccttggtttaggtgaagactggatgtaactcagttgagtgaaccagtataattgccttgtgttcattctcccttaatctctgcacttaaatttctgcataactgttaaactgtcaagaaataaatttgttcaatcaataataaatctgttctttctgagctcggttcatactgttcttaatttctggaaaactgtttgattttaatAAGAACATAAATAACCTGTTAAAAAGCCTCTGAAAtagattgattgtgataggttactcaagtaattgtcaagctatcaattgaaccttaatcacttgcttaaaattgaagcttgttgttttgtgattcactgtttttcttcattatatCAGTGTGTGTGAATCTGGAAAATcgatctgcataatcttgtgattaaccttgttgtataaacgtttttcaaacacaaacagtgccaaaataaatctgttcaatttcaaataaatcgatttattttctgtacacTATGATAAATACTGATTCTGCGAGAaggttttaaaaggtcaattcacccccctcttgaactttggcactattaaacccaacaattggtatcaagagctaggacttatattttaatcaagtttgtttgcaataatgtctgagtttaaagtgctttttgctgagggatctgctgttaatagaccacctatgttcaatggaatgaattatgctttTTGGAATATTAGAATGCGAATTTTCATGGAATGTATTGATGCATTAATCTGGAAGTTGTGGTccatggaccttatgtgccaatgcaggttgtcaaggatgaagaagtggtaaagccaagatctgaatgaaatgagaccgaaaggaggaaggctcaacatgatcttgtggccaagaacatcataacttctgcattaacaatggatgagttcttcaagatatcccaatgtaagtcagctaaggaaatgtgggaagtcttagaagtcactcatgagggtactgaagatgtgaagaggtcaagaaaacatgctctcatccaagaatatgaattgtttaaaatgcaacccgaggagagcattgctaatgtgcagaaaaggttcactcatattgtgaatcaccttactggtttgggaaaataatttgacagagaggaactcaacat
Encoded here:
- the LOC137830235 gene encoding serine/threonine-protein kinase AGC1-7-like; translated protein: MLSNHNPSSTSSEEIAKPTRKFPLPARNTIQGLRSGTSSSCESLESICNAHIKPHTRGDVRWDAINMVAKGNDLNLSHFRLLKRVGYGDIGSVYLVELKESKAFFAMKVMDKESLASRNKLLRAQTEREILGLLDHPFLPTLYSYFETTKYYCLVMEFCSSGSLHSLRLKQPNKHFTEEATRFYCSEILLALEYLHMLGIVYRDLKPENVLVRDEGHIMLSDFDLSLRCSVNPTLVKSSSAHESSNGPSGGILNDEQAIHGCKQPSSFFPRILPSKKNHKSKSDFGLMVGGCLPELMAEPTNVRSMSFVGTHEYLAPEIIRGEGHGSAVDWWTFGIFLYELLHGITPFKGAGNKATLFNVVGQPLRFPEKPSVSKVAKDLIQGLLVKEPQKRYAYKRGATEIKQHPFFHGVNWALVRSATPPIIPEPLDFSKYSRKAKYSPMDKKIADIVASDKSKHTQPDSSYEDFEYF